One genomic segment of Homo sapiens chromosome 14, GRCh38.p14 Primary Assembly includes these proteins:
- the DORIP1 gene encoding dopamine receptor-interacting protein 1 isoform X1, translating into MKTLFEEIKASIKNNYNQDRSFCRPVLPWGGVFTIKAGRKAVSCTPLYVEIRLKNTCTIDGFLMLLYVILNENENFPRELSLHFGREFVDCFLYLMDTYSFTTVKLLWIWDKMEKQQYKSEVHKASLIIDLFGNEHDNFTKNLENLMSTIQESYCSNWRCPTRVQEDQQRTININPPQEIPHGNLIRLAVNELFCSKIELCEEHGYNKTLVNWNPANWDPQLSGFFSALSI; encoded by the exons atGAAGACACTGTTTGAAGAGATCAAagcatcaattaaaaataactataaccAAGATCGATCATTTTGTAGGCCTGTTCTTCCTTGGGGGGGTGTTTTTACTATCAAAGCTGGCCGCAAAGCAGTATCCTGTACACCACTCTATGTTGAAATAAGACTGAAAAATACCTGCACCATAGATGGATTCTTGATGTTATTATATGTCAttcttaatgaaaatgaaaacttccCTAGGGAACTCTCTCTTCATTTTGGTAGAGAGTTTGTAGACTGTTTTCTTTACTTAATGGACACCTACAGTTTTACAACTGTGAAGCTACTTTGGATTTGGGACAAGATGGAAAAACAGCAATACAAATCTGAAGTCCATAAAGCTTCATTAATAATTGATTTGTTTGGGAATGAGCATGATAATTTtacaaaaaatcttgaaaatctCATGTCTACCATTCAAGAGAGTTACTGTTCCAACTGGCGATGCCCAACTCGAGTGCAGGAGGATCAGCAGCGCACAATTAATATAAA tcCTCCCCAAGAAATTCCACATGGAAACTTGATAAGACTGGCTGTGAATGAGTTATTCTGTTCCAAGATTGAACTGTGTGAAGAGCATGG GTACAATAAAACCTTGGTTAACTGGAACCCAGCTAATTGGGACCCTCAATTATCTGGATTTTTTTCTGCACTCTCCATTTAG
- the DORIP1 gene encoding dopamine receptor-interacting protein 1, with translation MKTLFEEIKASIKNNYNQDRSFCRPVLPWGGVFTIKAGRKAVSCTPLYVEIRLKNTCTIDGFLMLLYVILNENENFPRELSLHFGREFVDCFLYLMDTYSFTTVKLLWIWDKMEKQQYKSEVHKASLIIDLFGNEHDNFTKNLENLMSTIQESYCSNWRCPTRVQEDQQRTININPPQEIPHGNLIRLAVNELFCSKIELCEEHGCGGLREFSQRIFCHGAPPFVVLNMQHWKSEDLAYVPYYLDLSDHKYLLEGATLFNKEEHHYSAAFQIGGHWMHYDGLRNVNLILLNKPPEFLLLSSLVYIRATEK, from the exons atGAAGACACTGTTTGAAGAGATCAAagcatcaattaaaaataactataaccAAGATCGATCATTTTGTAGGCCTGTTCTTCCTTGGGGGGGTGTTTTTACTATCAAAGCTGGCCGCAAAGCAGTATCCTGTACACCACTCTATGTTGAAATAAGACTGAAAAATACCTGCACCATAGATGGATTCTTGATGTTATTATATGTCAttcttaatgaaaatgaaaacttccCTAGGGAACTCTCTCTTCATTTTGGTAGAGAGTTTGTAGACTGTTTTCTTTACTTAATGGACACCTACAGTTTTACAACTGTGAAGCTACTTTGGATTTGGGACAAGATGGAAAAACAGCAATACAAATCTGAAGTCCATAAAGCTTCATTAATAATTGATTTGTTTGGGAATGAGCATGATAATTTtacaaaaaatcttgaaaatctCATGTCTACCATTCAAGAGAGTTACTGTTCCAACTGGCGATGCCCAACTCGAGTGCAGGAGGATCAGCAGCGCACAATTAATATAAA tcCTCCCCAAGAAATTCCACATGGAAACTTGATAAGACTGGCTGTGAATGAGTTATTCTGTTCCAAGATTGAACTGTGTGAAGAGCATGG gtgtggtggcttaagAGAATTTTCCCAACGAATTTTCTGCCATGGGGCACCCCCTTTTGTTGTCTTAAATATGCAACATTGGAAATCTGAAGATCTGGCGTATGTACCCTATTACTTGGATTTGTCTGATCACAA GTATTTGTTGGAAGGTGCCACATTATTTAACAAAGAGGAACATCATTATTCTGCAGCTTTCCAGATTGGTGGACATTGGATGCACTATGATGGGCTCAGAAATGtgaatttaattttgttaaataaaccCCCAGAGTTTCTCCTCTTGTCATCATTGGTTTATATTCGAgcaacagagaaataa
- the DORIP1 gene encoding dopamine receptor-interacting protein 1 isoform X2, which translates to MSYSVPRLNCVKSMGTIKPWLTGTQLIGTLNYLDFFLHSPFRRKRCGGLREFSQRIFCHGAPPFVVLNMQHWKSEDLAYVPYYLDLSDHKYLLEGATLFNKEEHHYSAAFQIGGHWMHYDGLRNVNLILLNKPPEFLLLSSLVYIRATEK; encoded by the exons ATGAGTTATTCTGTTCCAAGATTGAACTGTGTGAAGAGCATGG GTACAATAAAACCTTGGTTAACTGGAACCCAGCTAATTGGGACCCTCAATTATCTGGATTTTTTTCTGCACTCTCCATTTAGGAGAAAGAG gtgtggtggcttaagAGAATTTTCCCAACGAATTTTCTGCCATGGGGCACCCCCTTTTGTTGTCTTAAATATGCAACATTGGAAATCTGAAGATCTGGCGTATGTACCCTATTACTTGGATTTGTCTGATCACAA GTATTTGTTGGAAGGTGCCACATTATTTAACAAAGAGGAACATCATTATTCTGCAGCTTTCCAGATTGGTGGACATTGGATGCACTATGATGGGCTCAGAAATGtgaatttaattttgttaaataaaccCCCAGAGTTTCTCCTCTTGTCATCATTGGTTTATATTCGAgcaacagagaaataa